Sequence from the Pirellulales bacterium genome:
AAGCATCTGAATTCCTTGATTTGAGTTCAGAACCAACGGGCACAAGCCAGCGGTAACGGTTGGCCGGGCGGTTGAAAACAATGTTCCACATCCTGCTTGCCGACGCCACCAACTTGCTCGCCGGTTCTATCTTGACCGTGCTCTTCGTTGCGGGATTGGCGGCCATGCTTCTTTGGTGGCGGCGCTCGCAGTTGACGTTCGGACAAACGCTGCTGTGGCTGGTCAATTATTTGATTGCACGGCTCCTGTGGGGAACCCGCGTCGAAGGCTCGCTTCCCCAGCAAGAAGGCGTGGGGGCCGTCATTGTGTCGAACCACCGCAGCGGGGTCGATCCGTCTTTCATTCAAACGTGTGTCCGGCGCGTGGTGTATTGGATGGTCGCCCGCGAATACTGCGAAATTCCTGGATTGGGATATTTACTGCGGATCTTGTTGCAGGTCATTCCGGTGGGACGCGGCGGCATCGACACTGCCGCCACCAAGCTAGCGATCCGCCTGGCGCAACAAGGCGGACTGGTCGGAATGTTTCTTGAAGGACGCATCAACGAAACCGACAAGCTGTTGCTTCCCGGGCGCCCCGGCGCCGCACTGGTGGCGTTAAAGGCGCGCGTACCGGTTATTCCCGTATTTATTACCGGCTCGCCTTACGACGGCACCCCCTTGGGGCCGCTGAAAATGCGGGCCCATGTCCGAGTGAAAATCGGCCAGCCGATCGATCTGTCGCAATATTACGGTCGTGAAAAAGAAGCCGGGGTGATGGAGGAAATCACTAAACAGCTCCTGCGCGAAATAGCGCGCCTGGCCGGCCAGCCCAATTTCGAGCCGCAATTGGCAGGCCGACGTTGGAAGCGGGGCGAAGAGGAAATCGAAAACGGCAATGGCAATGGCGTCGAAAGCAACCGTGTCGAACCGCATGCTCCGGCCAGCCCTGGGGAAAATGTTGGTCAAAACGGACACGGCGCCGGTTCCTCCTCGCCCATCGATCGCCCCACCACGGCCGGCTAGGCGGAACGCAATTCCGCCTGGAGCAAAAAATTGTTGGAAATTGCCGGCACTCGACGCTACAATGACACCCAATTCGACGATGGGTCATTTGGCGAATACACTTCCTCCGGCCGCGAGCAGTAGTCTATGAAATTGCCATGCGCTTGGCTCTTGGTGGTTCTCGCGAGTGTTTTGTACCTGGCGTCAGGCACTTTTGCGGCTGACGCTCCGACAGCGACCGCAGCCATTGCTCAAGCCAAGCTCGACACCGCTCAAAGCAAGGCCGACAGTGCTCAAAGCAAGGCCGACAAAGATCAATTCGTTTCGCTGTTCAACGGGAAAGATTTGACCGGCTGGCACGGTGATCCGGACCTATGGAAAGTAACCGATGGTGTTATTGTCGGCACAACCGACGACAAGCAAATCAAGCACAATTCATTTCTCATCAGCGACAAGCCGTACAAAAATTTTGTGCTGAAGGCCGATTTCAAGCTCCGCAACCACAACAGCGGCATTCAGTTTCGCAGCGTCGAATTGCCCGAGTTCGATTGCAAAGGCTACCAGGCCGACATGGCCGATAAGCGCTACACCGGCATTTTGCACGAGGAAAAAGGACGCATCATTGTTGCCGACGTGAAAGAAGACGAAGTCAAGCAGCATTACACGCCTGGCGAGTGGGCCCATTACGTGATTACCGCCGATGGCCCGCACATCAAGCAGGAAATCAACGGCTATACCACCATCGATTACACCGAGCCCGAGGGAGACAAAACGCCGAAAGAAGGCATCCTGGGGCTGCAACTCCACGCCGGCCAGAAGATGGAAGTGGAGTTCAAAAACATCGAGATCAAAGAATTGCCCTAAGGCACTCGAGGGACTCGTGGGCGGGGGGGAAGAAAGCCCCGGGATTACTCCCGGGGCTTTTCCATTGGTTCCACGAGGGACTTATCGCTGAGCAATAGGCCCTACGGCAAAAACTGTTGGCACCAATAAATGGTGCCATCCGGCGTGCGATATGCCGCCACGCCAGTGCGCTTGTAGGAGGTATTCAAAATATTGGCGCGGTGGCCAGGGCTGGCCATCCAATCGCTAACTGCTTCGTCGGTCGTTCGTTGCCCCATGGCAATATTCTCGCCGATGTTATCCGTCGAGTGCTGCAATGTGCGGTTATTGGTCATCCAAATGGTATGGGTTCGTGCGGTTTTCTCCAGACTTTGATCGACCAACAGCGGCGGCAGGCCGTATTTGGCTCGCTGGGAGTTCGTTTGCTGGATCATCTGCTGCTCGACTTCGTATAGCTTGGGAATTTTGACATTTCCGGCGTCGGTCGACTTGGCCGACGATTTGGCTGAATCTGTCTGGGACGAAGCGGGCTGTTTCTGCGTGGATTGCGCCGGCAGATCAGCATCGTTTGCCAAGGCAATTGCCAGCGAACTGCTGACGAACAGGCCAATAACTGCGAAAACCGTCTGAATTGCGAACTTTGAGAGCATGGCGATTCCTCCTCCTGGGGTTCCCGGCAAACCGGGCTTCGCTTAAAAAACAACGTGGAGCAATAAACGAGCCTTTCCCAGCGAGGGGCATCCGTGACTCGAATGTTGCGGCGGGTTGCCACCATGGTGCATGCTTTGCGAACGTTTCTTAACTCACGCAAAGCTGCACACCCGGCGGCAAGTTTTCCGGTGAGAAGAACTAGGGTACCGAACTATGCTAGCACTGCAAGGGGGTAGGGCATCCATCGCTGCTGTTTAGTGCGTAAACCTATTAACCTGAATGCTTTACAATCACATTTACATCCTGAAAATCGATGGCTTTTTTCCCAGCGATCGGTTTTCTATCCCGCCAGGCCAGTGTTGGCCCGATTGTTCCCCCTTGTAACCCCTAAGGAGTTCGAGCGTGAAAACCGTTGCCATATTCGTTCTCGTTTCTGTGCCGCTGGCCGTTTTCACGCCATCCATGGGAACTCTGGCTGCTGACCTGCCGGTCACTACCAGTGATTGGCCGCAATGGCAGGGACCTAACCGGGACGGCATTTCGTCCGAAACCGGCCTGCTCCAACAATGGCCCGAAGGCGGGCCCGAACTGGCTTGGAAGGCCGCGGGTTTGGGGCCCGGTTTCGCCGGCGTTTCGCTCCAAAATGGCCGCATTTACACGATGGGCCAGCGCGATAACAAGGAAACCGTTCTGGCATTGGATGCCAACCAGCGCGGCAAACCGCTATGGTGCACCCCCATTGGCGACACTGCCGAAAACGGCGGATATGGCGGCCCGCGCTGCACGCCTACGGCCGATGGCGATTTGGTTTATGCGCTGGGCTCCCATGGTGATTTGGACTGTCTGAATGCAGCCACCGGCGCCATCGTTTGGCACAAGAACTTGCCCCTAGATTTCGGCGGCCGCATGATGTCGGGCTGGGGGTATAGCGAATCGCCGCTGATCGATGGCGACCAGTTGATTTGCACTCCCGGCGGCCAGGATGCGCTGCTTGTCGCCTTGAATAAAAAAACAGGAGCCGAAATTTGGCGCTGTGGCATTCCGAAAGCAGCTCAAGCGGAAATGACGAAAAAGGGAAACGATGGCGCCGGCTATTCGTCGATCGTCATTTCCCACGCCGCGAACAAAAAACAATACGTGCAGTTCGTAGGCCGCGGGCTAGTTGGCTTTTCGCCCGATGGTAAATATTTGTGGGGCTACAACAAAATTGCCAATCCCGTGGCGAACATTTCCACGCCAATCGTGCACGACGACAACGTGTTTGCTTCGGCCGCCTACGATTCCGGCGCAGTGCAATTGAAATTGGTGGCCACGCCCGGCGGCGGGATCGAAGCGCAGCCGGTATACGAAATTCCCAGCCGCACGTTTCAAAACCACCACGGCGGCATGGTGCTGGTCAACGGTTACCTGTACGCCGGGCATGGACAGAAAATGGGGCTGCCGATTTGTCTCGATTGGAAAACTGGTCATGTGATCTGGGGTGGCGATCAGCGCGGACCGGGCGAAGGCTCTGCCGCAGTGGCCTACGCCGACGGCCGACTGTACTTCCGCTATGAAGACGGCACGATGGCGCTGATCGGCGCTTCGCCTGCCGGCTACAAAGTGTACGGCACGTTCAAAATTCCCGGCGTTGAACAGCCAAGCTGGTCGCATCCGGTAATCGCCGACGGCAAGCTGTATTTGCGCGAGCAAGACGCACTGCTGTGCTATAAGCTAAAGTGAAAAAGCTTTGTCAAACGCTTGCCCTTTGGCAGAGGGCAGGCTGAGGGTGCTGCAACGCTCGCTAACTCCCTCAGAAGGCAAACGTGGGTGCGACCGTTCTCAATTAAAACGGCTCGCTGCTGGGAGCGAATTGCTCGAAATCTTCGTAGGGCTTTTGCGTCAGCGTTTCGAAGCGTGTAAATTCGTGCTTCCAATGCAGTTTGACTTCGCCGGTAGGGCCATTGCGCTGTTTGGAGATGATGATTTGTGCCCCGCCCAACAGACCGCGCGGGTTACCGTCTTGCTTTTCCTTTTCCCGCTCCTCCGGCGTGAGGTAATATTCCTCCCGGTGAACGAACATGACCACGTCCGCATCTTGCTCAATGGCGCCCGATTCGCGCAAATGGCTGAGCCGCGGCAAATGATCGCCCGTTTGCTCCGCCTGCCGGTTGAGCTGGGCCAGGCAAACGACGGGCACATCCAACTCGCGGGCCATGCCTTTCAACCGCCGAGCGATGCGCGCCACTTGTTCCTGACGATTGTCTTTCGGATTGTCGGGCTCCACGAGTTGCAAATAATCGATCACAATTAGTCCCAGCTTTTGCGTTCTCCGCAACCTGCGGGCCACGGCGTTAATTTCCAACACCGTGCGGCTGGGGCTGTCGTCTAAAAACAACGGCGATTGCGTGAGCACCGCCGCCGCTTCGATGAGCTTTTTGCGCTCGTCGACGGTGGCCCGGCCGTTGCGCAAGCGGTGCGAATCAACCCTGGCCGACGAACAAAGCAACCGATCGGCCAGCTCAATTGCCGACATTTCCAGGCTGCACACTAGCGAAGGAACTTTCAATTCCGTCGCCGCATATTCCGCCAAGTTCAGCGCAAAGGCGGTTTTTCCCATGCTCGGCCGGGCGGCAATAATAATGAGCTCGCCATTGTGCAGGCCGCCGGTAAGCTCATCGATGCCGGGAAATCCGCAATCGACTCCGGCAACCTTATGCTCCCCTTTTTCGCGCTGCTCGATCCGCAGCATGGCCTCATGAATTAAATCGTGGGCGCTAACCACGCTGCTGGTTTGCCCTTCGCTGAGGATGGCAAAGATTTTTTGCTCCGCTCGATTGAGTTGCTCGCGTGGATCGGAGCCGTCTTCGTAAGCGTCGCGCAAAATTTCCGTGCTGGAACCAATCAGACCGCGCAGCAATGCCTTGTCGCGGACAATCTCGGCATAGTGCACGGCATTGGCGGCAGTGGGCACGCTGCGCGCAATTTCGGCCAGGTAGCCGGCGCCGCCGATTTTTTCGTACTCACCCGCCGTGCGGAGCCGCTCAACCAACAGGGCCATGTCGATTTGCCGCGACAGATTTTGCAAATCCAAAAAATGCTGAAAGATGCAGCGGTTGGCATCGTCGTAGAAATCGTCGGGGCGAATCACTAAAGCCACGTCGTCGCACACGTACGGCAACAATAGAATGCTGCCCAGCACTGCTTTTTCCGCTTCCAGGCTGCGCGGCGGCTGGCGATCGAGAATTTCGGAAGTGACCGGGGGCTTGCGCGGCTTGGGGTTGGCTTTGCGATCGACCGTGGCCATGAGCGAGTCCTCCCTGCTGCAAAACGACCGCAAACCAACGCGGATAAATCCCGCGGCCAAACGATTGGCATGCCCGCAATTTATTGCGACTTACTGCTTATCTGGGCCTTGTTGCTTATGTCGGCCTTATTGCTTGTCTGCACCTTTGGCCGCGGTCTTTTTGCCAGACGACTTTGCTTCGGCGGATTTGGATTCCTTCGAATCGGACGCTTTGGCCCCCCCTTCCTTTGCTTCCGGCTTGATTTCGCCTTCCGCATCGCCGACCGTCGGCACAACCCACACTTTCAGCTGGGCTTCAATCTCTTGGCCTAAATGCACCTCCACGGTGTACAAGCCCAGCTCCTTGAGCGGTCCTTTTAGCCGGACCTGGTCGGACGTGACCGTAATTTCCTGCTGCTTGAGCGCGCGAACAATTTCCGGTGCGCCCACTGAGCCGTATAAGTGCCCTTCATCATTGGCGTTGGCTTCAATCGTTACGCTTTGGGCGCCAATGCGATCGGCCAGTTGCCGCAGGCCGGCCAAACGCTCATGCTGAATTTGCAACAGCTTGGCCTTGTGCTTTTCGACCATGCGCTTGTGATGGTCGTTCGCTACGGTGGCCAAGCCTTGCGGCAGCAAATAGTTCATGGCGTAGCCGCGCTTCACTTCAACCACTTCACCCTGCTTGCCGAGGTGATCGACCGATTGAATCAGCAACAATTCGATGCCCCCATGTTGCCCGCGCTGCAAGCGTTTATCTCTTGCGTGCTTGCGGCGAGGTTTGTGTTTCGCACTGGCTTTGGTTGTCGGCATCGCAAAATCCTGGGTTTAAAAATTCACAAAGCCCGATTAGTGGCTTGACCATCAAGCGGGAATGACCATTGAATATTCGTTAAAACGGGAGATCGGGCGGACCGCCGGGTTCTCCGCCACCTTCGTAACCGCCAACTTCTGCGGCACTAAATTCTTCGGCCGCCGGGGCAGATTCGCGACCTGGCCGTGCGGCGGCTTTGCCGGGACCCCCACTTCCTTGCCCTTTGGCGCCAAGCATTTGCATGCGCTCCCCAACGACACGAAGCTTCGATTGCTTTTTGCCTTCCTTTTCCCACGTGTCGAGCTTCAGTCGCCCTTCGATCAACACGGGCGAGCCTTTGTTAAGGTATTCGCTGGCCACTTCCGCCGTGCGTCCCCACAATGTGACATCGACGAACGTGGTTTCATCGACCCATTCTCCCTGCGCGTTTTTGCGGCGGTCGTTCACTGCCAAGCCGACATCGGTCACCGCCGTGCCGCTAGGAATGTATCGCAATTCCGGATCACGGGTAAGATTGCCGACCAAAATAACGCGGTTGAAACTGGCCATCTGGCCCTCCTGAGCCCTGGGCTCCGTCTGAACAAACGTATCGTGCCTGGCGTTAGGTTAACACATCGTCGACGGAAAGACAATTATTCCGCTTCCTCGCCGCTGATTTCTTCGACTACTGCTTCCACGGGTGCTTTGACTTCCGGTTCCGGCTTAGGCTTGCGCTCCGCCATAGGTCCGCCGCCGGTTAAGGCGTGCTGCACCATGGCGTCGGCAATTCGCGAATCGATTTTGAGCAGCAGGTTGCGCAGCACGGCTTCGTTCAATTGAAATTGCCGCGTCAGGTTGTGGAGTTGATCGCCATCGAGTTGGAAGTACGTGAGCCAATAGGTTCCCTTGCGATGTCCCTTAATGGGATACGCCAAGCGGCGTTCTTCCCACAGGCGGCTGGCCAACACCTTACCGCCGAATTGCTCCACCGCGCCGGGAATTTGCGACACCGTGCCGGCAGCATCGCGGGCATAGCGATTGGAATCGAGAATGAACATGCCTTCGTAAACGTGCTGAGACAAGAGAAACTCCTTGTGTGTTGGTGGCTGGCTATCTGATGTCTGGCGACCTGCCATTCTTATATTTGATGACAAACACCAGGGCGCGATAGACATCTTCTTAAGCGTTATATTTGTTCATGCAATTTGCAATTCCGTCGCTGATCCAATCCTGCACCGCATCAGCGGCGCGACTTAACGTGATTTCGATGATTGGCAATTCTTCTTTCGTAAACCGAGATAATACAAAATCGGCCGGATCCCAGTTTGGCGGCGCCGGCCCCACGCCAATTCGCAGTCGGGGAACCGCCTGGGTTCCCAACCGCTCAAGCACGTCAGCCAAGCCTTTTTGCCCGCCCGACGAGCCTTCGCCGCGAAATCGCAACTTGCCTAACGGCAGGTTGAAATCGTCGCAAACAATCAACACTTCCGCGGTTTCTACTTTATAAAAATCTCGGGCGGCCAACACGCTGCTGCCGCTCAGGTTCATAAACGTATGCGGCCATAAGAGCAGTATCTTTTGGCCGTTAAATTCCGCCTCGGTAATTTCTCCTTGAAAGTTTGTCTTTGGCCGTGGGCAGCGATGCCGCCGCACCAATTCGCCGAGCACTGCAAAGCCAACATTGTGGCGAGTGCCCTCGTATTTCCGGCCGGGGTTGCCCAACCCCACGACAAGTTTCACAACAGGCAGTGTTTCGGGTTCGGGGTTCAAAGCGACAATTGCCCAGGTCGCCGCGAAGACCACCGGCGTGGCTTGCCGCGGCGCACAAGCAAGCTTGATCGCTATTCTTTCTCTTCCTCGTCTTCCGCTGGTTTTTCCTTGCGAATCAATTCGGGTTCCACAGTGCCTTCGGCGGCAGCTTCCGCAGCACCTTCATCTTCCTCAGACTTCGGCTTCAAGCATTGAACGGCAATTTCATCGGCCCCGGAAACAATTTTCGCCCCTTCTGGCAGGGTCGCCTGGCCCACCGTCATCGAGTCATCCAGCTTCAGCGCGGCCACGTTGATGACCACCTTGTCAGGAATGGAGCTCACGGGACATTCGATTTCGACGGTGTGAATTAAATGCTCGATCACGCCCCCTTCTTTAATGCCTGCCGCCTGGCCACGAATCTCCAGCGGCACTTCCACGCGCACCCGTTCGTGTTCAGACACGCGGGCAAAATCGACATGCAGAATTTCCAGCCCGAACGTATCGTACTGCAATTCGCGAATGAGCGCGCTGTCGTTGGCGGCGCCCTTCAGCTTGACGACGCGGGAGCCGTGCCGCACGGCAGCGGAAATTTGCTCCGAGGGGATTGCCAAGCTGACCGTCTTTTGGCCGTGTCCGTACAACACCGCCGGCACCTTGCCGACCGCGCGTAACCGCTTGGAGTTTCGTTTCCCGCTAGAATCTCGGGCGTCTGCTTGCAATGTTTCAGCCATGTTTTTTGTCCTGTGGCGGCGGCGATGTCGCAGGAAATGCAATCATTCCTGCGATGCCATGACGCAAGGCTTTGCGTCGGCCACAAATCCAATACTAGGAATAAGTTGCTGCTTCTGGCCGGCGCCCTGAAGCATCCGGTCCCGGCAGCGAATCCAACATTTTGCCCGAAACGGGCGGAATTGCAACCCCGGCCAGGAGAAAACTTCGCTGGCGCGCCGCACAACTTCGCGAAATCTTCGCCATTTACGCAAAACCGCCGCGCCAGGCTCGCGCAAAAACCGGGGACGCTCGGCCAATGGCAATTATCGGTAAGTACTACTTCAATGCCCCCGGCAGGACTTGAACCAGCAACCGAGCACGGCTGACGGGCGTCAGCCGAGCGCAGGGCGGTAGTGATCAGCGAGATTGCCACTTCAATGCCCCCGGCAGGACTTGAACCTGCGGCCTAGTGTTTAGGAAACACTCGCTCTATCCTCTGAGCTACGGGGGCTTATTCGGAAAAAACGGGGTTTTTCATCGCGGGTGTAGTCGCACGACAACCGATACGACAACTCTACACCCGCAACTACCCCCTTTTCTACACCCGCGACTTTCCTTCTCAGTCGCGATTTACGGATCATTTCAGCGACAACCGTTTCGGTTGCGCCAATTTGACTCCTGCCTGTTCAAGGAACGACCCGATAGCGTAGTCGGTACGTTGTCGTTATCGACCGTGATTTACGACGATCTTCGCAATCTCCTCTTCTTGAAAGGGAATATCTGTACTTTCGCCAATCTTCGTTATGTATCCCCCTGCAATCACGACCTGATCGAACTTTCTGCCATCAGTCAGATAAACTGACGTTACTTGAAAATTCATTCCTGTCTCAGGTTCTGAGAGGAGAACGGGTGCCCACTTATTTGATAGAGCTAACATCTTCATCCTCCAGAAGGTACAGGAAGTCTTGGGCCAGCGCTACCCGGTGGCGCACCGAACAAAAAGTGAACTTCATTACCCGAGCCGCCCATCACCGGACCTGGACCAATAACCGGAGTGCCCTCGGGTGGCCTAATTATGAAATAATTGGTTCGCGGAATCTGTGGACTCGGCAGGTTGTAGAGTTCGTTAAGTAATCCCTGCGGTTGAATACCCTCACTTGCAGGAGCAGTGAAAGTGCCAGGCCGCAGGCCACCGTTCGACATAACACGACTAAATGCCGGATTGCCGCTTTCATAACGGATAAATGTTTCCCCAGGTTGAGTTAGGCGAATCGTGCTCAGTTGCTGGCCAGTACTTGCGGCAACAAAACACTCCGCCGCAGTCGTATCGCTACACCCGCTCGAATCTCTACGCTGTGCATCAGTTACGCTGCAATCGACCTGCTTGCATCCAGCACCAAATAGCGAAAATTCCAGACGCGAGTTGGCGCTTAACGTGGCCGTTGAGGCCAGCAGCAATGCGGCAAGCAGGTAACGTAGTCGGTTCATGGCCGTCATTGTACGCTGCGATCCATCCGAGCCAGGTGCATTGAAGCATACAGCGTTTCTACTCCGACCCACGCTTGATCTCCGCCATGATTTTTGTTCCAGCGTCACGACCAGCAAGGCGAAATGCCATTTGCGAGGAAGAG
This genomic interval carries:
- the pth gene encoding aminoacyl-tRNA hydrolase, coding for MKLVVGLGNPGRKYEGTRHNVGFAVLGELVRRHRCPRPKTNFQGEITEAEFNGQKILLLWPHTFMNLSGSSVLAARDFYKVETAEVLIVCDDFNLPLGKLRFRGEGSSGGQKGLADVLERLGTQAVPRLRIGVGPAPPNWDPADFVLSRFTKEELPIIEITLSRAADAVQDWISDGIANCMNKYNA
- the dnaB gene encoding replicative DNA helicase; its protein translation is MATVDRKANPKPRKPPVTSEILDRQPPRSLEAEKAVLGSILLLPYVCDDVALVIRPDDFYDDANRCIFQHFLDLQNLSRQIDMALLVERLRTAGEYEKIGGAGYLAEIARSVPTAANAVHYAEIVRDKALLRGLIGSSTEILRDAYEDGSDPREQLNRAEQKIFAILSEGQTSSVVSAHDLIHEAMLRIEQREKGEHKVAGVDCGFPGIDELTGGLHNGELIIIAARPSMGKTAFALNLAEYAATELKVPSLVCSLEMSAIELADRLLCSSARVDSHRLRNGRATVDERKKLIEAAAVLTQSPLFLDDSPSRTVLEINAVARRLRRTQKLGLIVIDYLQLVEPDNPKDNRQEQVARIARRLKGMARELDVPVVCLAQLNRQAEQTGDHLPRLSHLRESGAIEQDADVVMFVHREEYYLTPEEREKEKQDGNPRGLLGGAQIIISKQRNGPTGEVKLHWKHEFTRFETLTQKPYEDFEQFAPSSEPF
- the rpsF gene encoding 30S ribosomal protein S6 is translated as MSQHVYEGMFILDSNRYARDAAGTVSQIPGAVEQFGGKVLASRLWEERRLAYPIKGHRKGTYWLTYFQLDGDQLHNLTRQFQLNEAVLRNLLLKIDSRIADAMVQHALTGGGPMAERKPKPEPEVKAPVEAVVEEISGEEAE
- a CDS encoding DUF1080 domain-containing protein, whose product is MKLPCAWLLVVLASVLYLASGTFAADAPTATAAIAQAKLDTAQSKADSAQSKADKDQFVSLFNGKDLTGWHGDPDLWKVTDGVIVGTTDDKQIKHNSFLISDKPYKNFVLKADFKLRNHNSGIQFRSVELPEFDCKGYQADMADKRYTGILHEEKGRIIVADVKEDEVKQHYTPGEWAHYVITADGPHIKQEINGYTTIDYTEPEGDKTPKEGILGLQLHAGQKMEVEFKNIEIKELP
- a CDS encoding CAP domain-containing protein; amino-acid sequence: MLSKFAIQTVFAVIGLFVSSSLAIALANDADLPAQSTQKQPASSQTDSAKSSAKSTDAGNVKIPKLYEVEQQMIQQTNSQRAKYGLPPLLVDQSLEKTARTHTIWMTNNRTLQHSTDNIGENIAMGQRTTDEAVSDWMASPGHRANILNTSYKRTGVAAYRTPDGTIYWCQQFLP
- a CDS encoding PQQ-binding-like beta-propeller repeat protein; this translates as MKTVAIFVLVSVPLAVFTPSMGTLAADLPVTTSDWPQWQGPNRDGISSETGLLQQWPEGGPELAWKAAGLGPGFAGVSLQNGRIYTMGQRDNKETVLALDANQRGKPLWCTPIGDTAENGGYGGPRCTPTADGDLVYALGSHGDLDCLNAATGAIVWHKNLPLDFGGRMMSGWGYSESPLIDGDQLICTPGGQDALLVALNKKTGAEIWRCGIPKAAQAEMTKKGNDGAGYSSIVISHAANKKQYVQFVGRGLVGFSPDGKYLWGYNKIANPVANISTPIVHDDNVFASAAYDSGAVQLKLVATPGGGIEAQPVYEIPSRTFQNHHGGMVLVNGYLYAGHGQKMGLPICLDWKTGHVIWGGDQRGPGEGSAAVAYADGRLYFRYEDGTMALIGASPAGYKVYGTFKIPGVEQPSWSHPVIADGKLYLREQDALLCYKLK
- a CDS encoding 50S ribosomal protein L25, translating into MAETLQADARDSSGKRNSKRLRAVGKVPAVLYGHGQKTVSLAIPSEQISAAVRHGSRVVKLKGAANDSALIRELQYDTFGLEILHVDFARVSEHERVRVEVPLEIRGQAAGIKEGGVIEHLIHTVEIECPVSSIPDKVVINVAALKLDDSMTVGQATLPEGAKIVSGADEIAVQCLKPKSEEDEGAAEAAAEGTVEPELIRKEKPAEDEEEKE
- a CDS encoding 1-acyl-sn-glycerol-3-phosphate acyltransferase, whose translation is MFHILLADATNLLAGSILTVLFVAGLAAMLLWWRRSQLTFGQTLLWLVNYLIARLLWGTRVEGSLPQQEGVGAVIVSNHRSGVDPSFIQTCVRRVVYWMVAREYCEIPGLGYLLRILLQVIPVGRGGIDTAATKLAIRLAQQGGLVGMFLEGRINETDKLLLPGRPGAALVALKARVPVIPVFITGSPYDGTPLGPLKMRAHVRVKIGQPIDLSQYYGREKEAGVMEEITKQLLREIARLAGQPNFEPQLAGRRWKRGEEEIENGNGNGVESNRVEPHAPASPGENVGQNGHGAGSSSPIDRPTTAG
- the rplI gene encoding 50S ribosomal protein L9; amino-acid sequence: MPTTKASAKHKPRRKHARDKRLQRGQHGGIELLLIQSVDHLGKQGEVVEVKRGYAMNYLLPQGLATVANDHHKRMVEKHKAKLLQIQHERLAGLRQLADRIGAQSVTIEANANDEGHLYGSVGAPEIVRALKQQEITVTSDQVRLKGPLKELGLYTVEVHLGQEIEAQLKVWVVPTVGDAEGEIKPEAKEGGAKASDSKESKSAEAKSSGKKTAAKGADKQ
- the ssb gene encoding single-stranded DNA-binding protein, with protein sequence MASFNRVILVGNLTRDPELRYIPSGTAVTDVGLAVNDRRKNAQGEWVDETTFVDVTLWGRTAEVASEYLNKGSPVLIEGRLKLDTWEKEGKKQSKLRVVGERMQMLGAKGQGSGGPGKAAARPGRESAPAAEEFSAAEVGGYEGGGEPGGPPDLPF